A single region of the Gossypium arboreum isolate Shixiya-1 chromosome 12, ASM2569848v2, whole genome shotgun sequence genome encodes:
- the LOC108459520 gene encoding protein CELLULOSE SYNTHASE INTERACTIVE 1-like: protein MGEGIGNGVSIDVLSAEESLSYARELVPMALVKAREVKGFLSRWKMIVSKLEQIPSCLSDLSSHPFFSKNGLCKEQLQAVSMTVKEAIELADLCLKEKYAGKLKMQSDLDALLGKLDLNLRDIRLLIKTGVLGEATLPELETAGRCRIKELFARLQIGHLEAKHKAVDTLVEVMKEDEKSVLSVIGRINVAALVQLLTATSPRIREKTVTVICSIAESGSCESWLVSEGVLPPLIRLVESGSTVGKEKATISLQRLSMNEETARAIIGHGGVRPLIEICQIGDSVLQTAAASTLKNISAVPEVRQILAKEGIIKVMINLLDCGILLGSKEHAAECLQNLTASNENLRRSVILEDGIRSLLVYLDGPLPQEPAVAALRNLVCSVSTDVLISHDFLPRLVHVLKSGSLGAQQAAASTICRVCTSSEMKKLVGESGCITLLVRMLEAKSNSAREVAAQALSSLVTVSHNCREFKKDDKTVPNLVQLLDPSPQNTAKKYAVSCLSSLSSSKKCKKLMISYGSIGYLKKLSEMETPGAKKLLERLERGKLRSLFVRK, encoded by the coding sequence ATGGGAGAAGGTATTGGAAATGGGGTTTCGATCGATGTTCTATCGGCCGAGGAATCGTTGTCATATGCTCGAGAGCTTGTTCCTATGGCACTTGTTAAGGCAAGGGAGGTGAAGGGGTTTCTTAGTAGGTGGAAGATGATAGTTTCGAAATTGGAGCAGATTCCGTCGTGTTTATCGGACTTGTCGAGCCATCCGTTCTTTTCAAAGAACGGTCTTTGTAAGGAACAACTTCAGGCTGTGTCGATGACGGTAAAGGAAGCTATTGAATTGGCAGATTTATGTTTGAAGGAGAAGTATGCAGGTAAGCTTAAGATGCAGAGTGATCTCGATGCGTTATTGGGGAAATTGGATCTTAATTTACGGGATATCAGACTTCTTATCAAGACCGGTGTACTCGGTGAAGCTACATTGCCGGAATTGGAGACTGCAGGACGTTGTCGTATAAAGGAATTGTTTGCACGGCTTCAAATCGGGCACTTAGAAGCAAAGCATAAAGCTGTTGATACCCTTGTTGAGGTAATGAAAGAGGATGAAAAGAGTGTATTATCAGTTATCGGACGGATTAACGTAGCTGCTTTAGTTCAGTTGTTAACTGCAACTTCACCTCGTATACGAGAAAAGACGGTGACTGTAATCTGTTCGATTGCGGAATCCGGGAGTTGTGAGAGTTGGCTTGTTTCTGAAGGTGTTTTGCCACCTCTCATACGGCTTGTTGAATCTGGTAGCACAGTTGGTAAAGAGAAAGCAACAATTTCATTGCAAAGATTATCGATGAATGAAGAAACGGCCCGAGCAATCATTGGACATGGTGGTGTTCGACCATTGATCGAAATCTGCCAGATTGGAGACTCTGTTTTACAGACTGCAGCTGCTAGTACTTTAAAAAACATATCAGCTGTTCCCGAGGTTCGACAAATACTAGCCAAGGAAGGTATAATAAAGGTCATGATTAATCTCCTCGATTGCGGGATTTTGTTAGGTTCAAAAGAACATGCTGCCGAGTGTTTACAGAATCTTACAGCCAGCAATGAGAATCTGAGACGGTCTGTTATTTTGGAGGACGGAATTCGAAGCCTATTGGTATACCTCGATGGTCCTTTGCCACAAGAACCCGCAGTTGCAGCCTTGAGGAATTTGGTTTGCTCGGTTTCAACTGATGTCCTGATATCACACGATTTCCTCCCTCGGTTAGTTCACGTGCTTAAATCCGGATCATTAGGTGCACAACAAGCTGCTGCATCGACCATTTGCCGAGTTTGCACTTCGAGTGAAATGAAAAAACTGGTCGGCGAATCCGGCTGCATCACTCTTCTTGTTAGAATGCTCGAGGCTAAATCAAACAGCGCTCGAGAGGTAGCCGCTCAAGCCCTTTCCAGCTTGGTTACCGTCTCTCACAATTGCAGAGAATTCAAAAAGGATGATAAAACTGTGCCGAATCTGGTACAGTTGCTCGATCCAAGCCCTCAAAACACCGCAAAGAAGTACGCTGTTTCATGCCTATCGTCCCTTTCATCAAGTAAGAAATGCAAGAAGCTTATGATCTCATATGGATCAATCGGGTATCTCAAGAAGCTTTCGGAGATGGAAACCCCTGGAGCTAAGAAGCTACTCGAGAGATTAGAAAGAGGAAAACTTAGAAGCTTGTTCGTCCGAAAGTAA
- the LOC108459400 gene encoding F-box protein PP2-A13-like: MLSSPFIQKLPFSLFFFTKNPSYFWPLMGANISGGGSIDGDETGPPLRPRLDDIPESCAALILARLNPPEICNLARLNRSFRSASLADFIWESKLPSNYKLIVEKVFVEEDRDLMNLKKKDVYARLTKPIPFDGGTKEIWLDKNTGGVCLSMSSKALTITGIDDRRYWNHISTEESRYRTVAYLQQTWWFEVDGELEFQFPAGTYSLFFRLHLGKSSKRLGRRVCNTEHVHGWDIKPVQFRLTTSDGQQVVSRCYLDNPGSWVLYHVGDFNVENSNALTNIKFSLTQIDCTHTKGGLCVDAAFIYPSSVRKEVKLCS, encoded by the exons ATGCTCTCAAGTCCCTTCATTCAGAAACTtcccttttctctcttcttcttcaCCAAAAACCCATCATATTTTTGGCCTTTAATGGGTGCCAACATATCTGGTGGTGGTTCAATCGACGGCGATGAAACCGGTCCTCCATTAAGGCCAAGACTCGATGACATACCAGAGAGCTGCGCCGCCTTGATTCTAGCAAGGTTAAACCCACCGGAGATTTGTAACTTGGCTCGATTGAATAGGTCTTTTCGTAGTGCTTCATTGGCTGATTTCATATGGGAATCGAAATTGCCATCAAATTATAAGTTGATTGTGGAAAAAGTGTTTGTTGAAGAAGATAGAGATTTGATGAatttgaagaagaaagatgtttaTGCTAGGTTGACGAAGCCTATCCCTTTTGATGGTGGCACAAAG GAGATATGGCTGGATAAGAACACAGGTGGGGTTTGTTTATCAATGTCTTCTAAGGCGTTGACAATTACAGGGATTGATGATCGGAGATATTGGAACCATATTTCCACCGAGGAATCTAG ATATCGAACAGTAGCCTACCTCCAACAAACATGGTGGTTCGAAGTCGATGGAGAGCTCGAGTTTCAATTCCCTGCCGGAACATATTCCCTATTCTTTAGACTCCACCTCGGGAAATCCTCAAAAAGACTCGGCCGTCGGGTTTGCAACACCGAGCACGTCCACGGATGGGACATAAAACCTGTCCAATTCCGACTAACAACTTCGGACGGCCAACAGGTCGTATCTCGGTGTTATTTAGACAATCCAGGGAGCTGGGTTCTCTACCATGTCGGAGATTTCAACGTTGAGAACTCTAATGCATTgacaaacatcaaattttcattgaCTCAAATTGATTGCACTCATACAAAAGGAGGCCTTTGTGTTGATGCTGCATTTATATACCCCAGTAGTGTAAGAAAAGAGGTTAAATTGTGTTCATGA
- the LOC108457808 gene encoding COP9 signalosome complex subunit 1-like — MDGIEGASNPMMEEMQANGTGGVDGSPLTSTSRRKNRPIVSGEPLDIEAYAGLYTGRTKIKRLMFIANHCDNPGMQLEALRMANDEIKRGENTHLYREVVQKIDGRLGPNYAMDAAWCSTIERKAEQRKEKLESELNAYRTNLIKESIRMGYNDFGDFYYAHGALGDAFKSYVRTRDYCTTSKHIIQMCLNAILVSIEMVQFSNVTSYVSKAEQTPEALDPPTVAKLCCAAGLAHLEAKKYKLAARKFLEVGPELGNSYSEVIAPQDVATYGGLCALASFDRTELKNKVIDNINFRDFLELVPEVRELINDFYSSHYASCLEYLGNLKSNLMLDIHLYDHVETLYDQIRNKALIQYTLPFVSVDMRMMADAFKTSVVGLEKELEALITDNQIQARIDSHNKILYARHADQRNATFQRVLQTGNEFDQEVRAMLLRSSLLKYDYNIRALRKH, encoded by the exons ATGGATGGCATAGAGGGCGCTTCAAATCCAATGATGGAGGAGATGCAGGCAAATGGAACCGGAGGTGTCGACGGATCGCCGTTAACTTCTACATCGAGGCGGAAGAACCGGCCAATCGTAAGCGGCGAACCGCTAGATATCGAGGCTTACGCTGGGCTTTACACTGGCCGAACTAAGATCAAGCGCCTCATGTTCATTGCCAACCACTGCGACAATCCCGGTATGCAATTGGAAGCCCTTAGGATGGCTAATGATGAAATCAAAAGGGGAGAAAACACCCATCTTTACCGTGAAGTAGTTCAGAAGATCGACGGTCGATTGGGTCCTAATTATGCGATGGATGCTGCATGGTGCTCTACGATTGAGCGGAAAGCTGAGCAGAGGAAAGAAAAGCTCGAAAGTGAACTCAATGCTTATAGg acgaATTTAATTAAAGAAAGTATAAGAATGGGATACAatgattttggtgatttttactATGCTCATGGTGCATTGGGGGATGCTTTTAAAAGCTATGTTCGAACTCGCGATTATTGTACTACGTCGAAGCATATTATTCAGATGTGTTTGAATGCAATTCTTGTGAGCATTGAAATGGTTCAATTTAGTAATGTGACTAGCTACGTTAGTAAAGCTGAGCAAACACCTGAAGCACTTGATCCCCCAACTGTTGCTAAGCTATGTTGTGCTGCCGGGTTGGCTCATTTGGAGGCTAAGAAGTACAAGCTTGCAGCTCGTAAG TTTTTGGAAGTTGGTCCAGAATTGGGGAATTCATACAGCGAAGTTATTGCTCCTCAAGATGTTGCTACCTATGGCGGGCTATGTGCACTTGCAAGCTTTGATCGAACTGAGCTAAAG AACAAAGTCATAGACAATATCAACTTTCGGGATTTCTTGGAGTTGGTACCTGAAGTAAGGGAGCTTATTAATGATTTTTACTCAAG CCATTATGCTTCCTGCTTGGAATATCTTGGAAACCTCAAATCAAACCTGATGCTTGACATTCATTTATATGACCATGTTGAGACCCTGTATGATCAAATCCGCAACAAAGCCCTCATCCAGTATACCCTCCCATTTGTGTCGGTTGATATGCGAATGATGGCTGATGCCTTTAAAACAAGTGTTGTGGGGCTAGAGAAAGAACTAGAAGCCTTGATTACTGACAACCAGATACAG GCTCGGATCGACTCGCACAACAAAATTCTTTATGCACGGCATGCAGATCAAAGAAACGCAACTTTCCAACGGGTTTTGCAGACTGGCAATGAGTTCGATCAAGAGGTTAGGGCAATGCTGCTGAGGTCAAGTCTACTCAAGTATGATTACAATATTAGGGCTTTGAGGAAACACTGA